A genome region from Euphorbia lathyris chromosome 4, ddEupLath1.1, whole genome shotgun sequence includes the following:
- the LOC136226458 gene encoding putative F-box/LRR-repeat protein At5g02700 isoform X2: MGSKRLKMEEEKQDRISDLPDSLIQHILSFLPSTKQAIQTGILSKRWQKQWTEVPVLIFNSDGMFNENNLKFIDDTLILHDCSKIYKFHLYLRLFHLERDPQIASKIDFATSKDVEDLNLSLSMEGFYLLPQFLFNNASLVKLKTVGCSFIPNGKVNWGCLTVLNIRRCKLTDHTIEHLVSGSPLLESLELISCSEYDKIVIASKSLKRLVLHHGIPSISVLEISCPKLEEVCLQGMVTNDPKLFAQAIENVLSGSSLLESMSIESIYVRVLDPLVIASKSLKRLVVGSIRGGFDIEISCPKLKELKLLGCLNINDAKLLNLPSSLCATIDFQHPRGQKACKGLIKDILQQLQHVKELKFGSWFISILPTMKVEDGFSPRLNIKYLTLNSPHLIKHHSRISYVLRISPVLEKLIINVPPYRKVNHKGGNNYWLPDATDFDCLESHLKTIKIVGFDFPVGDGRGQHMLYLIQFLLKNARVLEKMVVVVKDDGTDNSFVFSQECKSVGKNGH; the protein is encoded by the exons ATGGGAAGCAAAAGGTTGAAGATGGAGGAGGAGAAACAAGATCGAATCAGTGACTTGCCAGATTCTCTCATTCAACATATCCTATCCTTTTTGCCATCAACAAAACAAGCTATTCAGACTGGAATTCTATCAAAACGATGGCAAAAACAATGGACCGAAGTTCCGGTTCTCATCTTCAATTCCGATGGTATGTTTAATGAAAACAATCTTAAATTCATTGATGATACCTTAATTCTCCACGATTGCTCCAAGATCTACAAATTTCATCTATATCTTCGTCTTTTTCACTTAGAGAGAGATCCTCAAATTGCTTCGAAAATCGATTTTGCAACAAGTAAAGACGTGGAGGACTTAAATTTGAGTTTATCAATGGAAGGTTTTTACTTGTTACCGCAATTCCTTTTCAACAATGCTTCACTTGTTAAATTAAAAACAGTTGGTTGTAGTTTTATACCTAATGGAAAGGTAAATTGGGGATGTCTCACCGTATTGAACATTAGACGTTGTAAATTGACTGATCATACCATAGAACATCTTGTATCTGGTAGTCCATTGCTCGAATCCTTAGAATTAATAAGCTGTTCTGAGTATGATAAAATTGTTATTGCTTCCAAATCCTTGAAAAGATTGGTTTTACATCATGGCATACCTAGCATTTCTGTTCttgaaatttcatgtccaaaGCTTGAGGAAGTATGCCTTCAAGGTATGGTTACAAATGATCCAAAGCTGTTTGCTCAAGCGATTGAAAATGTTCTATCCGGAAGTTCCTTACTTGAGTCAATGTCAATTGAATCAATCTATGTTCGCGTGCTTGATCCGCTAGTTATTGCTTCAAAATCTTTGAAGAGATTGGTTGTAGGAAGTATTAGAGGCGGTTTTGATATTGAAATCTCATGTCCAAAGCTTAAAGAACTGAAGTTGCTCGGGTGTTTGAATATTAACGATGCTAAATTGCTGAATTTGCCTTCTTCACTTTGCGCTACTATTGATTTTCAACATCCTCGGGGGCAAAAAGCTTGTAAAGGCTTGATTAAGGACATTCTGCAGCAGCTTCAACATGTCAAGGAACTAAAATTCGGGAGTTGGTTTATCTCG ATTTTGCCAACTATGAAGGTAGAAGATGGGTTTTCTCCACGGTTAAATATCAAATATTTGACTTTGAATTCTCCTCATTTGATAAAGCATCATTCAAGAATTTCATACGTACTTCGTATTTCACCTGTGCTTGAGAAATTAATTATCAATGTTCCGCCATATCGTAAG GTCAATCATAAGGGTGGGAATAATTACTGGCTTCCAGATGCGACTGATTTCGATTGTTTGGAATCACATCTTAAGACTATTAAGATTGTTGGCTTTGACTTTCCGGTGGGAGATGGCAGAGGTCAGCATATGCTATACTTGATTCAGTTTCTACTTAAGAATGCAAGAGTATTAGAAAAGATGGTGGTCGTGGTGAAAGATGATGGAACAG ACAATAGTTTTGTTTTTTCTCAAGAATGCAAGAGTGTTGGAAAAAATGGTCATTGA
- the LOC136226458 gene encoding putative F-box/LRR-repeat protein At5g02700 isoform X1, with translation MGSKRLKMEEEKQDRISDLPDSLIQHILSFLPSTKQAIQTGILSKRWQKQWTEVPVLIFNSDGMFNENNLKFIDDTLILHDCSKIYKFHLYLRLFHLERDPQIASKIDFATSKDVEDLNLSLSMEGFYLLPQFLFNNASLVKLKTVGCSFIPNGKVNWGCLTVLNIRRCKLTDHTIEHLVSGSPLLESLELISCSEYDKIVIASKSLKRLVLHHGIPSISVLEISCPKLEEVCLQGMVTNDPKLFAQAIENVLSGSSLLESMSIESIYVRVLDPLVIASKSLKRLVVGSIRGGFDIEISCPKLKELKLLGCLNINDAKLLNLPSSLCATIDFQHPRGQKACKGLIKDILQQLQHVKELKFGSWFISILPTMKVEDGFSPRLNIKYLTLNSPHLIKHHSRISYVLRISPVLEKLIINVPPYRKVNHKGGNNYWLPDATDFDCLESHLKTIKIVGFDFPVGDGRGQHMLYLIQFLLKNARVLEKMVVVVKDDGTGFPLEVSHELLCLPRCSQNAIIEFVCSKEIGIFL, from the exons ATGGGAAGCAAAAGGTTGAAGATGGAGGAGGAGAAACAAGATCGAATCAGTGACTTGCCAGATTCTCTCATTCAACATATCCTATCCTTTTTGCCATCAACAAAACAAGCTATTCAGACTGGAATTCTATCAAAACGATGGCAAAAACAATGGACCGAAGTTCCGGTTCTCATCTTCAATTCCGATGGTATGTTTAATGAAAACAATCTTAAATTCATTGATGATACCTTAATTCTCCACGATTGCTCCAAGATCTACAAATTTCATCTATATCTTCGTCTTTTTCACTTAGAGAGAGATCCTCAAATTGCTTCGAAAATCGATTTTGCAACAAGTAAAGACGTGGAGGACTTAAATTTGAGTTTATCAATGGAAGGTTTTTACTTGTTACCGCAATTCCTTTTCAACAATGCTTCACTTGTTAAATTAAAAACAGTTGGTTGTAGTTTTATACCTAATGGAAAGGTAAATTGGGGATGTCTCACCGTATTGAACATTAGACGTTGTAAATTGACTGATCATACCATAGAACATCTTGTATCTGGTAGTCCATTGCTCGAATCCTTAGAATTAATAAGCTGTTCTGAGTATGATAAAATTGTTATTGCTTCCAAATCCTTGAAAAGATTGGTTTTACATCATGGCATACCTAGCATTTCTGTTCttgaaatttcatgtccaaaGCTTGAGGAAGTATGCCTTCAAGGTATGGTTACAAATGATCCAAAGCTGTTTGCTCAAGCGATTGAAAATGTTCTATCCGGAAGTTCCTTACTTGAGTCAATGTCAATTGAATCAATCTATGTTCGCGTGCTTGATCCGCTAGTTATTGCTTCAAAATCTTTGAAGAGATTGGTTGTAGGAAGTATTAGAGGCGGTTTTGATATTGAAATCTCATGTCCAAAGCTTAAAGAACTGAAGTTGCTCGGGTGTTTGAATATTAACGATGCTAAATTGCTGAATTTGCCTTCTTCACTTTGCGCTACTATTGATTTTCAACATCCTCGGGGGCAAAAAGCTTGTAAAGGCTTGATTAAGGACATTCTGCAGCAGCTTCAACATGTCAAGGAACTAAAATTCGGGAGTTGGTTTATCTCG ATTTTGCCAACTATGAAGGTAGAAGATGGGTTTTCTCCACGGTTAAATATCAAATATTTGACTTTGAATTCTCCTCATTTGATAAAGCATCATTCAAGAATTTCATACGTACTTCGTATTTCACCTGTGCTTGAGAAATTAATTATCAATGTTCCGCCATATCGTAAG GTCAATCATAAGGGTGGGAATAATTACTGGCTTCCAGATGCGACTGATTTCGATTGTTTGGAATCACATCTTAAGACTATTAAGATTGTTGGCTTTGACTTTCCGGTGGGAGATGGCAGAGGTCAGCATATGCTATACTTGATTCAGTTTCTACTTAAGAATGCAAGAGTATTAGAAAAGATGGTGGTCGTGGTGAAAGATGATGGAACAGGTTTTCCGTTAGAAGTTTCTCATGAATTGTTATGTTTACCAAGATGTTCTCAAAATGCCATTATTGAGTTTGTATGTTCTAAGGAAATAGGAATTTTTTTGTAG